Part of the Candidatus Poseidoniia archaeon genome, CGGCGCATGCAGGAGAGTGGCATCCGCACGCTGGTCGTCACCTGCGCTGAAGGCTACCGCACCTTCGCGGTCGACTACGACCTGCCCGGCCAAGGCATCCAGGTCGAGCACATCACGCAGACGTTGCGCGGGCGCGGGTTGAAGTTCAAGTCGCCCGAACCGGTGCGCGTCACCTTCCATGACCCGTGCCGCCTCGGCCGCATGATGGGCGAATACGACGCGCCGCGCGACCTTATCCAATTGGTGGACGGCGCCGAGATGGTCGAGCTGGAGAACAGCCGCGAGAAGGCGCTCTGCTGCGGCGTTTCGTCGATGATGTATTGCAATGACGCGACCAAGGCGGTGCGCAAGAAACGGCTCGATCAGGGCACCGACGCCGAAATCCAGGTGATGCTGGGCGGCTGTCCCAAGTGCTACATGCACATGCAGTGCATGCTCAACGAAGAGCGCATGGACCCCGGCGAGCACAACCACGCGTTCGAGATGCTGGACCTGATGCAGTTCCTCTCCGCCTGCCTCGTCGAGGAAGCCGCCTGATGGCTGGCATCGACCGACAATACCTTTCCGCCTGGAAGCAGGCCGCGACGCACGACGGCGACAGCGAGCCGGTGCAAATCTGGACGGAGGATGGCAGCTACGGCGGCCTCGACTCGGGCAAGCTGGGAATCTGGGGCACCGTCGTCGGCGTCGATTTCGACATGTGCATCGCCGACGGGGCGTGCATCGACGCCTGCCCGGTCGACGTCTACGAGTGGCTCGAGACGCCGGGCCACGCCGCGTCGGACAGGAAGGCATTCATGGTGCGCGAGCCGGACTGCATCGTCTGTCGTGCCTGTGAGGAAGCGTGCCCAGTTGATGCGGTACTCATCACTGCTCCGGGCGACGTCGAGGCTGCGATAGCGGGCGCGGACACCGCATCCGCCCCGGCCGTTGCGGAAGCGGCCGTCACTGAGAGCGAAGCCCCGGCCGAAGCCGCCGTAGCGGCCGAACCGACGAACGCGGCGCTGGCGTGGGAGCCGAAGTCCGACGGCTGGCTACAGCGCGTGAAGGCGTCGCTGGTGGACGCCGACCTGCCCGATACCGGACTGGCGAAGGCGAAGCCGCTCTTCAAGGAGCTGCGCAAGGAAAGGCTCGATTCACTTACGCGCGGCAAGGAGTTCATGGCGCTGGTGCACAACGAGAAGTGCATCGGCTGCACGCAGTGCGTCTACTTCTGCAACTTCGCATCTATTGACATGATTGGATGGGAGCTAGAGACTCGCACCGGCGCGTTCGAATCGAAAAAGGCACTGATTGTCGAGGATACCTGCACCGGCTGCACCCTCTGCGTCTTTGCCTGCCCCGTCGAAGCAATCACGATGGAAGCGCGGGCGTGAGCCCCGCTGCGTCAGATAACCTGAAGCTGCGCTACTCCATCATCGCTACGACCTGGCTACTAGTAGTATGGCTTGCGCTAATCGCAACGCGCTCAGGTGATCCCGGCTTTGGGCAGGTCTCGTTCATCTTGCTCGGCGCACTCATTACCTGGGTCGTGTTGCGCGCCTGGCCACCTCCAATGGTCGAGCCGCCCCCGGCCAAAATCGAAATCGAGACGCCGCTCGACGCCCCGGAGGGAGGCATCAGCGAGAACGGCTACCGGCGGCTGACCTGGGCGACGATGATACTCGCCACCGGCTGCGTCGCGGTCTTCCTGGAGTGGCTGATACAGGCGCGCTTCGCCGCCGCGCTGGGGATGCTGCTGCTCGGCAGCGTCATCGCGGTGCTGCCGCTCGTCATCCCGGTGCGCGAGACCGAGGCGACCATTCGGCGCCTTGCGAAGCGCAAGCGGCGCAAGGCGTGGCGCCGGCGCGAGCAATAGCCCTAATCACTCGGCCCGCTGGCGCGCCATGCAGGAGCTGCTGGAAAGGGCACTCGCCACGCTGGTCCCGTCTGACGCGGAGCAGGCTGCCGTCGCGACGCTCTGCGACTCGCTGCTGGCGCGCGCCCGCAAGGCGGCGCCGGACGGCGTCGAGCCGCGGCTGGTCGGCTCGGTCGCGAAGGGGACCTGGCTTCCCGGCGCCGACATCGACCTGTTTCTCTGCTTCCCCACCGGCGCGGACCTGAAGGTGGAAGGGCTGGCGCTGGCGCGCGCGGTGCTGCCCGACGGCGCGGAATTGTACGCGCAGCACCCCTACCTGCGCGGCTCCGTTGAGGGGCGGGAGGTCGACGCAGTGCCCTGCTTCGCCATCAGCGACCCGTCGCAGCTGGCGTCAGCGGTCGACCGCACGGTGTTCCACACCGCGTGGGTGCACAAGCATCTCAGCGACACGCAGCGCGACGACGTGCGGCTCGCGAAGCGCTTTCTGGCGGTCGCGGGCGCCTACGGGGCGGCGGCGGCTGTCGGTGGCTTTTCAGGTTATCTGGTCGAGGTGCTGGTGCATCGCGCCGGTGACTTCCCCGCCTTCGTGGAGGATGTCGCCGGCTGGCGGCCGCCGGTCGCGCTCGGCACAGTTCCCGGAGCGCCGGAAGCGGAAATCACGCTCCCCGACCCCGTCGACCCCGGCCGCAACGTCGCCGCCGGCGTGATGCGTGACGGGCTGGCGCGCGCGGTGCTGGCGGCACGGCGGTTCCTGGCGGTGCCGACTGCGGAGGCCTTCGTCCTCGAGAGTGGCGAGCGCAAACCACTCGGCTGCGTCACGACGGTTGTGCTGGCGCACCCCGGCGGGGTCGAGGAGACCGCGCTGCCGCACATCCAGCGGCAGGGGCGCAAGCTGGTGCGCGCGCTAGAGCCGTTCGGCGTGCTCGGCAGCCACTGCTCGCTCGGCGACGAGGGGTTCATCGTGCTGGAAACCGCGACGGTGGAGCTGCCCGAACGGCAGCTCCACCGCGGTCCAGCGGCGTGGGACGCGGGCGCGTTCGAGTTTCTCGAACGCTACCCCGGTGCGGTGCTGCGCGACGGCCGCTTCTGGGCGCTGAAACCGCCGCGCCATGCGGATATCGCCAGCGCGGTGCAATCGCTGCTGCCGGGGGCGCGCGTGGTGGAAGGGCTCGCCGACGGGGCGGAGCCGTTGCCGGCCGCCTGACGGGGGGCGCGAACCGACTTAACCGGCGTCCGCCTCCGCAACGCATGGGCGAAAAGGTCATAGTCATGCGCGAAGGGCATATCGGTCGCGTCACGGTCAACCGGCCCGACCAGCTCAACGCGATGAACGCGGCGGTGCGGGCGGCAATCGCCGCTGCCTTCGAGAAGTTCGGCGCCGACCCTGAAGTGCGCGCGATTATCCTCGCCGGCGCGGGCGAGAAATCGTTCATCGCCGGCGCTGACCTCGGCGAGTTTGCCGCCAGCGGCGAGCTCGACCCGGAGCGGATGCGCGACGAGTGGCGCATGACCGACGTCGCCGCCAATTGCCCGACGCCGATTATCGCGATGGTTGACGGCTTCTGCCTCGGCGGCGGGATGGAGCTGGCGATGGCGTGCGACCTGCGGGTGGCGAGCGACCGCTCGCGCTTCGGGCAGCCGGAAATCAACCTCGGCATCCTCCCCGGTGCGGGCGGCACCCAGCGGTTGCCGCGGCTCGCCGGCGAAGGACGCGCGCTGGAGCTGATGCTCACCGGCCGCATGATTCCGGCCGAGGAAGCGGAGCGCTACGGCATCGTCAATTTCACCTGGCCGGCGGAGGAACTCGAGGCGCGGACGGTCGAACTGGCGGAACAGATTGCGTCGAAACCGGCGTTCGCCGCCGAGCGAATCAAGCGCGCAACGCGCAGTGGGCTGCCACTAGCGGAGGGGCTGCGGAACGAGCAGGAGCTATTCACCGAGTGCTTCAACTCCCCCGACGGGAAAGAGGGCGTCGCCGCCTTCCTCGAGAAGCGCAAGCCGCGCTTCAACCGCTGACCGTGGCAAAACCGCACGGCCGCGAGTCGCTGGCAAAGCGCGCGGTGCGGGCGCGAACCGTGCTGGCGGGGTTGCGGCGCGAATACCCGCAGGCGGAGTGTGCGCTGCTCCACCGCGACCCGCTGCAGCTGCTGGTCGCCACTATCCTCTCCGCGCAATGCACCGACGAGCGGGTGAACCTGGTCACGCCGCCACTGTTCCGCAAGTATCCCGATGTGGCGGCGTTCGCCGCCGCCGACTTCACGGAGCTGGGCGAGGTCATCCACTCGACCGGCTTCTTCAACGCCAAGGCGCGGCATATCATCGGCGCCTGCAAGGGCATCATCGAGCGCCACGCCGGCGAAGTGCCGCGCACACTTGACGCGCTGGTGGCGCTGCCGGGCGTCGGGCGCAAGACCGCGTCGGTCGTGCTGGGCGTCGCGTGGGACGTAGCCGAGGGCGTCGTCGTGGACACGCACGTCCACAGACTGACGCGGCGGCTGGGTCTGTCGCGCGGCAACAGCCCGGAAGCGGTCGAGCGCGACCTGATGACGCTGCTGCCGCACAGGGAGTGGATTGAGTGGTCGGACCGGCTCATCTGGCACGGCCGGCGGGTCTGCGACGCACGCCGGCCGCGCTGCTCGGGCTGCTTCGCCGAGGGCATCTGCCCGCAGGTCGGCGTGACGCGCCGGGCACAGGTATAACTGCGCCACCCCGCTGCCGGCGGGATGGCTGACTGGGACGGACGTTTCCTCGGGCTGGCGGCGCACATCGCCGGCTGGAGCAAGGACCCCTCGACACAAGTGGGGTGCGTTATCGTCGGCCCCGACCGCGAGGTGCGCAGCACCGGTTTCAACGGGCTGCCGCGCGGCATCGCCGATACCCGCGAACGGCTGGATGACCGCGAGCTGAAATATCCGCTAATCTGCCACGCCGAGGAGAACGCCATCATGCACGCGGCGCGCATCGGCATCTCGCTCAAGGGGTGCACCGTCTACGTCACGTGGCCACCCTGCACCCGCTGCGCGCGGTCGCTGATACAGGCGGGCGTCAGCGAAGCAGTCTATCCCGCCAGCGCCGAAGTGCCCGAGCGCTGGGCCAATGACTTTGCGCTCGCCAGCGATATGCTGGCCGAGGCGGGCGTCACGTTGCGTGGCGCTTAATCCTTCCCGAGCAGTTCCTCGATGCGCTTCAGGTGCTCGACGCCGGTATCGTCCTGGATGTTCTGCGTAATCAGGTCGCGCACGCGTCCCGGGTCGGGGACGCCGTAGAGTGAGTCGCGCGGGTCAGCGGTCGCGCGGCGCGCTGAGCGGCGGCTGCCGCCAGCCAGCCCGGCGGCGAAGCCTTTCGCTTCGCCGCCCACTGCGGCAATCATGAGCGCCTCGTCCGTCCCGGTTCCCAGCCCGGAGCCGGTCACCGGCACGACGGTGCCGAAGCCGAAGATACGGCCAAACAGGCTCTGCGAGAGCTTGATGTCCTCGATATGGTTGTAGCGCACCTGCCGCTCGTTCTTGCTCAATCCGAGGAAATCCTGGTGCATCGCGATGCGGATGTCGGTCAGGTAGTAAGTGAAGCTGCGGCGATACTGGTTGACAATCACCATCCCGCCTCCGCCGACCAGCAGCGTCAGCAGCGGGATGAACCATGTGCCGAACTCCATCGTGTCGCCGTCGGCCTCGCCGATTTTCCAGAAGTGCAGCACCATCGCCCCGATGCCGAACAGTGCCAGCCCGCCGTAAAGCCGGAAAATGTCGCGGCCGCCGTTCTCGAGGAAGAGGTAGCGCGCCGCGAAGCCGATAGCCAGCAGCGCCAGCGACCAGATGATGGCCGCGGCGACGACTTCGTTGACGCCGGGGATGGCGTTGAGGAAGCCGTAGAACGGCACCTGGCTGAACCAGTCCTGGCTGAAGAAGCGGTGGATGACGAAGCCCCACACCAGCAACAGCAGGAAGACGAAATAGAGGTGCAGGAACGAGAGCGGGTGTGGCTGCACCTTGAGTTTCATCTCCTCGTTGCGCATCAGGGTGAAGCGGGCCATCATCCCGGATTGCTTCACGGAGCATATAAGATTAAATGTAGCCAAAAGCTGGGTTGCGCCCCATGAAGAACTGCGGCACCTGCGGAGCCCCCGTTGCCGATGCGATCGAGAAGTGCTTCAAGTGCGGTTCGCCCATCAAGGCCGCGAAAGACGGCCCGAAGCTGATGCGCAAGTTCACGAAGGGGAAGACCGTGAAGCGCGTCAGCGGCAAGCCGCTCCGCAAGCGACCCCGCAAGGCGGTCCGCAAGCGCAAGGCGACCGCCGAGGAGCAGCAGCTGAAGAAGTTGGCCGGCGGCGACGAAGGGGCAGTCGCTGCACGCATCCTGCGGGAGCTAATCGACGAGGGGGCCATCGGCAAGGCGAAGGCCGCCTCGGCTGAGAAACTGGTTGGCAAACTGGGCGGCTCGCTACCGCCGTCGCGACCGAAGCCGGCGCCCGAGCCGGAACCGGCCGCGAAGCCCGAGCCAGAGCCCGCGTCGGAAGCGGCCGACCCGAAACTGGCGCGGCTGAAGGAGCTAGGCGCGCTGCGCGACTCGGGCGTCCTGACCGAGGCGGAGTTCGCGACGCTCAAGCAGCAGATAATTTCGGGGGAGTAGCGACCGCCCAGATGCCTGCCAGCACCGCCGCGCCGCCCAGCAGTTCGGGCCAGCCGGGCTGCTCCCCAAAGATGGCGAGCGCCAGCAGCCCGGAGCCGACCGGCTCCGCCAGCAGCGTCACGGTCACGACGAACGCCGGCAGGTAACCGAGCGCCCAGTTCTGCAGCGTATGCCCGAGGAGCGTCGGCACCAGCGCCATCAGCCCGAAGAGCAGGTATTCGCGCTGCGGCAATCCCTGCCACGCATCCCCGGCGGCGAAGACCGCGCTCCAGAGCGCCAGTGCACTGAAGGTGTAGACCACGAGTGCGTAGTCGGCCAGCCCGACCGTCTGCCGCAGCGAGCGGCCGCCAAGGTAGTAGGCACCGGCGAGTAGCCCCGAGGCCAGCGCCAGCGCGTTGCCGTGCAGCGTCCCGGGGTCCTGCAGCAGGTCGCCGCCGAGCAACAGCAGCATCCCGGCCAGCGCCAGCGCCATTCCGCGCTGCGCCTGCCGCGAGAGCGTCTCGCCGAGGAGGACTGCCCCGACAGCAGCGACGAAAACGGGATGGCAGGTCGCCAGTAGTACCGCCGCGGCGACCGAAGTCGCCTTCACCGCGGCGAAGAAAAAGCCGAAGTGCGCGCCGAGCAACAGGCCGATAATGGCCATGCTCGCCAGCTCGCGGCGCGTCAGCCGGCGCAGCCCGGCAGCGCGATTCCAGAGCAGCGGCGGCAGGAACAACAGCGTCGCGAACGCCTGCCGGTGGGCGGCGGCGACCAGCGGGCTGCTCTCGCTCCAGCGGATGAAGATGGCCGAGAGCGAAATCGCGACCATCGCGACCCCCAGCGCGAGATGCGGCAGCCGCTCCTTCATGCCATCTCCATTTTAAATATTGGTCGTCGAGAATTTTTTGTTACCGCCATCAGCCGTGCCGGCCGTACCAGGTGCCGTCGTGCCGACGCGGGCGGGTCATACCAGCCCGGCTCCAGCGCGGCCGCGAGCGGTTCCGGCGCCGGTGCCGGTACCCGGGTACCGCAAGGGCGGCAGCGGTAGCCCGCGCCGCGGCCGGCCGAGTGGGTGCGCGCGCCGCACTCGGGGCAGGCGGGGTTGGGCGGCTTGTGCTGCCGGGGCGCGAGCGCGACGACGCGCAGCTTCTCCAGCTTCAGCACCCCCGCCTCGACGCTGCCGCACACCTCAAGTTCGTCGCCCGGAGCAAGCCGGTCAACGACCTGCCGGAAATCGCCCGACGGCTCGAAGGCGGCGCACTCCAGTTCGCCGCCTTCGTGCGCGAAGCCGAAGAATCGGTGGCCGCCGCGGCGCGACTGCGGCGGCCCGCTGACGGTGCCGCTGAGCCGCACGCTCGCCTCGCCTCCGGCCGGCAGCGTGTCGCCGTAGTGGTCGTCAGTGGCCTGATTGGTCTGCCACAGCAACCAGCGCTCGGGCTGCTCGAGGCCGAGCGTGACGCAGCCAGCGGTGAGCGGTGCGGGCTCGAGCCCGCGCAAGCCCCAGAGAACGGGGCAGGGCGAGTGCGGCACCATCGCCGGGCTCCCGTCGGGGTCGCGGCAGCCGAACGCCCCTTCGACCGCGGCGACGGCGGCGACCGATTCCGCCGAGATTTCTCGCGGCGAACCCCAGCGGCTGCGCTCGCGGTAGCCGAGCAGCTCCCAGCTACAACTGGCGCCGCTGCGGGGCGACCACGCCAGCGCGCAGGCGGCGCCCGCGAGCCCGCGGCCGCCGTTAAGCCCGGCGTGCGCCGTGCCTTCGAGCGCCTCGCGCAGCTCGTCTTCGCGCACGATGGAGCGCACGCCCTGCCAGTACATCTTCTCCGATGGCCGCGCTGCGGTGACGATGACCCCCGGCTGCGCCGAGCGCCGCGCCTCGGTGCGCACGACGGCGAGCACGCGCTCGAGCAGCGCCTCGGCGTCCAGCGCGGCCGGTGCCGCGTCGGCGTGCGCGATTAGCGTCCCGCCGGGAAGCTCGCCGATTCGTGTCGGCTCCCCCGCGCCGCGGCCGAACGCGAGCGCGACGGCGCCGTTGCCGCGCGTCTTCCACGGGACGTTGGGGTTGAGCCGCACCAGTCGCGGTGGCCCAATCAGGTCGTAGTCGGGCAGCAATTCCTCGATAACCCGCAAGGCGACCCACGTAGTGCAGCCGCCGTTGAGCGAGTCGGTGTCGTCGATGCCGACGTGGAGCATCAGTCGCGCGCCAGTCCCTGCCGCGCCTCGTCCAGGAACGGCGCGACGTCGACGCCCGCGTCGGCCGCCAGCAACAGCGCCTCGGTCGCGGGGCGAATGCCGTAATGCGCTTTCTGCCCCCGATTCACCTTGCGGATGACCTCGCGCTGCGATTCGCCGGTCGCCTCCGCGACCGCGGCGACGACGCGATGGAACAGGTCGGGCGCCGCTTGGGTGGGCGGTGTTGCAGCGGCGGGCTCCGGCTCTTCGGCAGCGGCCTCGGGTGCCTCCGCCTCGGCCGGCGCGTCGCCCTCCGCGACGAGCCGCAGCTGTTCGCCCGCCTCCGCCAGCAGCCCGCTCGCGAGCGCCGCCTCGATAGCGTCGGCGGCAGCGGTGGGCGACATCAGGTGCAGCGAGAACGCCAGCTCCTGCACCAGCTCTTCGCGGCGCAGCTTTTCGGCGCCGCGGGAGCGGAAGGCGGCGGCGACCAGCTCGAGCTTAGCCAAGGCGGAACACCTCGCCGGCCCAGTTCGGCGGATGGCCGTCGGCGAGCATCGCGACGTCGAGCCGCACGCTGCCGGCGAGCCCGGCCGGGATGAAGGGGAAGCTGCCGTCGAGGCTGTTGACCATCACGCGCGGGACTTTGCGGCGCACTATCTGGCGCAGCAGCTCGACGATGTCACCGCGGAAATCGGCGTGCGCGGCGACCGGCTCTTCGGCCCAGTCAAGGCTCACCATCTCCAGCTCGGCGTAAGACAGGGCTTCGTCCAGCTCGCCCCAGCCGCGCAGCGACCGCAGCGGCACGATGACGCTGCCGCGGTCGGCCATGATGGCGTCGATGACGTCCTCGCCCCACGCCATCCCGGAGTCGACCAGCGTCTCGCGCTTCGGGTTCAGCGGCATCGCGCCCGGTGCGGGGCGGTTCTTCAGGATGCCGCGCATATCCCACACCAGCAGCGGCTCCTCGCCGTCGAACTCGAGCGGGCCGTCGGCGCGGCCGGTCGCCAGCCGTTCGCCGTCCCACGCGACGCTGGCACGCCGGCCGCCGAGGTAAGCAATCGCGTCTGCCACGGCGCGGCAGCGCTCCGCCGCTTTAGAGGCTCGCGCCAGCGTGCCGCCGTGCGGGGCGGCCTCGCCGGCGGCCTCAGCAAACCAGCATACTACAGGTCGAGAATCACCCGCAGCCGCGCCGGCGGCCCCGGCGCGACCAGCAGGTCGTGGTACGAAATCGCCTTCACCTCGACGCCGTAGCCGTCGCGCTCCGCGTCCCAGATGGCGCCGTGCAGCGTCGTCGCCAGCCGCCCCGACGCGAGCGTAACCTCGGCCGCGCCCGGCAGGAAGCCGTCGCCGTCGAACTCAACCAGCAGCCGCGACAGGAAGCGCACCAGCAGCTGCTCGCGCGATTTTGCCTCGACCGTGAAAGCGCGCTGCCGCTCCGCAGGCGGCAGCGCGCTACCGGTTATGACTTCGACCAGCGCCAGCGCCGCCTCGCCGAAGGCCGCGTCGAGCGACTCCGCCTCTATGGCGAGGCCGATGTCAGCAGTGTGTTCGAAGGTGCGGCGCATACTCTCCCGGCTCGAGTGCTGGAAAAACATGGTAGCGGGGGATGGATTTGAACCATCGATCTCCGGGTTATGAGCCCGACGGGATTTCCTAGCTACCCCACCCCGCTACGCTGCTTCCCCGATGGGGAGCCGGTCCACTCCTGCGGGATTAAAAGGGTTGGCGGCCGCGCTCCCGTCGGTGGGCGATGCGTCACGGGCGGTGCGCTGCGGCGGCTGCAAGGTTAATATCCGGCACGCCGGCATCGCGGGGTGATGCGGACGCGCATGGCATGGCTGGCACTGCTGCTCCTGCTCCTGCTCCCGGCTACGCCGGTTGCCGGCGAGGGGCTGATGCCCGAGGTGTGGCTCGAGGCGGATTTCGAAACCGACCGCAAGCTGGTGGTCGAAGTGCGGGTTGCGACCGGTGGTGGCCTGGCGGGGGACCGCATGCCGGGCGGCGCCGACGAACTGGCGCGGCCCGCTTTCGGTGAGCCGGCGCTGGATCGCATAGCGCGCGCGCTCGCGAATGACTCGAGCGGCTTCTCGGCGCAATTGCTGGCGGGGCAACTGCTCTTCGGCCACCTCGCGTGGGAGACGCTCGAAGGGAGCGAACTCTACTCGAACGAGGTGGCGCTCAACTCGGTCGAGCTCTACCCCAACGGCTTCCGCGTCGTGCTGGCGGTGATGCTCGACCCGG contains:
- a CDS encoding (Fe-S)-binding protein, which gives rise to MSRTEPYARTIPHPLFERMIINDAGTPDEAPWQPERQHEYGYFPGCVDFMDVEVKFSHLNKGDADHASIAAAAIKLMNAAGIDPLILDMNSFKCCGHDPLWQGQLEVFDELKAHNLRRMQESGIRTLVVTCAEGYRTFAVDYDLPGQGIQVEHITQTLRGRGLKFKSPEPVRVTFHDPCRLGRMMGEYDAPRDLIQLVDGAEMVELENSREKALCCGVSSMMYCNDATKAVRKKRLDQGTDAEIQVMLGGCPKCYMHMQCMLNEERMDPGEHNHAFEMLDLMQFLSACLVEEAA
- a CDS encoding 4Fe-4S binding protein; protein product: MAGIDRQYLSAWKQAATHDGDSEPVQIWTEDGSYGGLDSGKLGIWGTVVGVDFDMCIADGACIDACPVDVYEWLETPGHAASDRKAFMVREPDCIVCRACEEACPVDAVLITAPGDVEAAIAGADTASAPAVAEAAVTESEAPAEAAVAAEPTNAALAWEPKSDGWLQRVKASLVDADLPDTGLAKAKPLFKELRKERLDSLTRGKEFMALVHNEKCIGCTQCVYFCNFASIDMIGWELETRTGAFESKKALIVEDTCTGCTLCVFACPVEAITMEARA
- a CDS encoding nucleotidyltransferase domain-containing protein, whose amino-acid sequence is MQELLERALATLVPSDAEQAAVATLCDSLLARARKAAPDGVEPRLVGSVAKGTWLPGADIDLFLCFPTGADLKVEGLALARAVLPDGAELYAQHPYLRGSVEGREVDAVPCFAISDPSQLASAVDRTVFHTAWVHKHLSDTQRDDVRLAKRFLAVAGAYGAAAAVGGFSGYLVEVLVHRAGDFPAFVEDVAGWRPPVALGTVPGAPEAEITLPDPVDPGRNVAAGVMRDGLARAVLAARRFLAVPTAEAFVLESGERKPLGCVTTVVLAHPGGVEETALPHIQRQGRKLVRALEPFGVLGSHCSLGDEGFIVLETATVELPERQLHRGPAAWDAGAFEFLERYPGAVLRDGRFWALKPPRHADIASAVQSLLPGARVVEGLADGAEPLPAA
- a CDS encoding enoyl-CoA hydratase/isomerase family protein, with amino-acid sequence MGEKVIVMREGHIGRVTVNRPDQLNAMNAAVRAAIAAAFEKFGADPEVRAIILAGAGEKSFIAGADLGEFAASGELDPERMRDEWRMTDVAANCPTPIIAMVDGFCLGGGMELAMACDLRVASDRSRFGQPEINLGILPGAGGTQRLPRLAGEGRALELMLTGRMIPAEEAERYGIVNFTWPAEELEARTVELAEQIASKPAFAAERIKRATRSGLPLAEGLRNEQELFTECFNSPDGKEGVAAFLEKRKPRFNR
- the nth gene encoding endonuclease III, yielding MAKPHGRESLAKRAVRARTVLAGLRREYPQAECALLHRDPLQLLVATILSAQCTDERVNLVTPPLFRKYPDVAAFAAADFTELGEVIHSTGFFNAKARHIIGACKGIIERHAGEVPRTLDALVALPGVGRKTASVVLGVAWDVAEGVVVDTHVHRLTRRLGLSRGNSPEAVERDLMTLLPHREWIEWSDRLIWHGRRVCDARRPRCSGCFAEGICPQVGVTRRAQV
- a CDS encoding dCMP deaminase family protein, with the translated sequence MADWDGRFLGLAAHIAGWSKDPSTQVGCVIVGPDREVRSTGFNGLPRGIADTRERLDDRELKYPLICHAEENAIMHAARIGISLKGCTVYVTWPPCTRCARSLIQAGVSEAVYPASAEVPERWANDFALASDMLAEAGVTLRGA
- a CDS encoding PH domain-containing protein, yielding MARFTLMRNEEMKLKVQPHPLSFLHLYFVFLLLLVWGFVIHRFFSQDWFSQVPFYGFLNAIPGVNEVVAAAIIWSLALLAIGFAARYLFLENGGRDIFRLYGGLALFGIGAMVLHFWKIGEADGDTMEFGTWFIPLLTLLVGGGGMVIVNQYRRSFTYYLTDIRIAMHQDFLGLSKNERQVRYNHIEDIKLSQSLFGRIFGFGTVVPVTGSGLGTGTDEALMIAAVGGEAKGFAAGLAGGSRRSARRATADPRDSLYGVPDPGRVRDLITQNIQDDTGVEHLKRIEELLGKD
- a CDS encoding SHOCT domain-containing protein, which codes for MKNCGTCGAPVADAIEKCFKCGSPIKAAKDGPKLMRKFTKGKTVKRVSGKPLRKRPRKAVRKRKATAEEQQLKKLAGGDEGAVAARILRELIDEGAIGKAKAASAEKLVGKLGGSLPPSRPKPAPEPEPAAKPEPEPASEAADPKLARLKELGALRDSGVLTEAEFATLKQQIISGE
- a CDS encoding DMT family transporter; the encoded protein is MKERLPHLALGVAMVAISLSAIFIRWSESSPLVAAAHRQAFATLLFLPPLLWNRAAGLRRLTRRELASMAIIGLLLGAHFGFFFAAVKATSVAAAVLLATCHPVFVAAVGAVLLGETLSRQAQRGMALALAGMLLLLGGDLLQDPGTLHGNALALASGLLAGAYYLGGRSLRQTVGLADYALVVYTFSALALWSAVFAAGDAWQGLPQREYLLFGLMALVPTLLGHTLQNWALGYLPAFVVTVTLLAEPVGSGLLALAIFGEQPGWPELLGGAAVLAGIWAVATPPKLSAA
- a CDS encoding DUF1743 domain-containing protein translates to MLHVGIDDTDSLNGGCTTWVALRVIEELLPDYDLIGPPRLVRLNPNVPWKTRGNGAVALAFGRGAGEPTRIGELPGGTLIAHADAAPAALDAEALLERVLAVVRTEARRSAQPGVIVTAARPSEKMYWQGVRSIVREDELREALEGTAHAGLNGGRGLAGAACALAWSPRSGASCSWELLGYRERSRWGSPREISAESVAAVAAVEGAFGCRDPDGSPAMVPHSPCPVLWGLRGLEPAPLTAGCVTLGLEQPERWLLWQTNQATDDHYGDTLPAGGEASVRLSGTVSGPPQSRRGGHRFFGFAHEGGELECAAFEPSGDFRQVVDRLAPGDELEVCGSVEAGVLKLEKLRVVALAPRQHKPPNPACPECGARTHSAGRGAGYRCRPCGTRVPAPAPEPLAAALEPGWYDPPASARRHLVRPARLMAVTKNSRRPIFKMEMA
- a CDS encoding DUF2240 family protein, with translation MAKLELVAAAFRSRGAEKLRREELVQELAFSLHLMSPTAAADAIEAALASGLLAEAGEQLRLVAEGDAPAEAEAPEAAAEEPEPAAATPPTQAAPDLFHRVVAAVAEATGESQREVIRKVNRGQKAHYGIRPATEALLLAADAGVDVAPFLDEARQGLARD
- a CDS encoding archease, translated to MRRTFEHTADIGLAIEAESLDAAFGEAALALVEVITGSALPPAERQRAFTVEAKSREQLLVRFLSRLLVEFDGDGFLPGAAEVTLASGRLATTLHGAIWDAERDGYGVEVKAISYHDLLVAPGPPARLRVILDL